The sequence GTAACTCCGAAGTCCGCAAAGCACTTGATGAGCCCTTCGGGGTTGAAGGAGACCATGTTGTAGGCCATGACGGTGCCGCCCACCCAGGTCACGACGAATGAATAGAAAAGGGAGTTGACGTGGCAACAGGGCATGACGAGCAGATTGCAGTCATCGAAGTTGAAATTGTGATCGTAAATCATAATGTAATACTGGGAGAAGAGGTTGGCGTGGCTCTTCATAACGCCCTTGGGAAGGCCCGTAGTCCCGCCGGTGTACATGATGACCCAGATATCGTCAGGATCGACAACGACATCGGGCTCTGCGGGGCTGGCCTTGGCGAGCATCTGCTCGTAGTTGATAAAGCCATCATAGCTGGGGCTGTCAACGGCAAAGTTGATGTAATGCTGAACCGTCGACAGGTTCTTCTTCATGCCGTTAACCTGATCGATCCAGGGAAATTCCTTGCCGTCCGCCTTGTCGATGCCGCTCTGAACGATGAAGACCTTCGCTTCGCAGTGATTGATGATGTATTCCATTTCCGGGGCCGAAAGCCTGAACATGAGGGGCACGCACAGGAATCCGCCCTTGGCCGCAGCCGCGTAGAAATCCATCCACTCGACACAGTTGTATCCGAGAACTGCGAAACGGTCGCCTTTCTTCATCCCCAGGTCGGCGAGAGCGTTTGCAAGCCTGCAGGCCCTTTCATTCCACTGCTTGAATGTAAAGGCCTTGTAAAGATCCTTGATGCCCACCTTATCAGGCCACTTAAAGGCATTCACTCTCAGCACATCCTTAGCTGTCAACCAATGACCGTTCTTCATAACAAAACCCTCCTTAGTGTGATTGATGAAAATCCCGTTATGTCGCCCCGTGAAAGGATCAACAGGGCGTCTTGCTCAGAAACAAGCAATGCTCACGATACCACAATATTATGCTATCCGGAGATGAATGTGAAACAGTGCCGTCAGAATAAAGACCAGCGATTGAAGTAGTGCCCTTACAGCTTCTCACGTAACCCCTTAACCCAAAAAAACGTATATTTGTTTTACCCCACACCGGTTTTTTTTTCAACACTAAAATGCCCTCTCCCGACGCAATGATGCAACAAATGATCTTCCATCATCCTGCGATCATGATAGGGAAACCAAAAAAATGCACGCCCTGCGTCTGTCGCCTTTTCTATGTTCAGCATGCATTCCCGGAAGAGCGCTTCTTGCAGGCTCCACGATTCATGCAAGAGCCATGAGACCATAAAAAAACGGGGACCGAAGTCCCCGTTCCTTGCTTACCTGAAAATTCTACTGCTGGTCTCCCCACTTGCCGTAACGCTCGCGGAGAATCCTGTGGAGGATCTTGCCGGCGCCCGATCTCGGCATCTCTTCATCGGGGATGATGTATATGTTCTTGGGAACCTTGAAACCGGCAATCTTGCCCTTGCACCATTCGGTAATTTCCTTGGGCTCCATCTTCTTGCCTTCGTGGAGGACGACGACTGCCGTTACCTGTTCGCCCCATTTTTCATGAGGCACGCCGATGACGGCAACATCCTTAACATCCGCGTGTCCGCCCACGCAGTTCTCGACTTCTGACGGGAAGATATTCTCGCCGCCGGAGATGATCATGTTCGCCTTTCTATCGACCAGATAGTAGTAGCCTTCCTCATCGCGGTAACCCATGTCACCAGCGCTGAAGTACTGGCCCTTCATTGCGTTCTTCGTTCTTTCCGGGTCTTTCCAGTAGCTCTCGAAGATCATCGGGCTGCGGGAATAGAGTTCGCCGATCTTGTTGGGCTCGGTTATGAGACTGCCGTCTTCGTCGTAGATCTGGATTATGTCCGTTCCGATCGCCTCGCGGCCGATGGAACCAAGCTTTTTCATCTGTTCTTCCGGTTTCAGGACCGTTACGCATCCTGCCTCGGTTGATCCGTATGCCTCATAGAGCCTTGAATTGGGGAACATGGCAAGGATACCCTGTTTCGTGTCGCGCCGTGCGGGAGCGGAAGAGCAGAGAAGCTTCTTGATGGCGTTCAGGTTGTATTTGGCCTTCACTTCGTCCGGGAGTGCCAGCATCATGATGTAGTGTGTCGGAACAAGGGATGTGAAGGTAACCCCGTGATCAGAGAAGGTTTTGATGAGACTTTCGGGGTTGAAGGAGACCATGTTGTAGCACATGACCGTGCCGCCGACCCATGTCACGACAAATGAGTAGAACAGGGAGTTGACGTGGCAGCAAGGCATGACCAACAGAATGGTGTCGTCGAAATTGAACTCATGGTCGTAGATCATGATGAAATACTGGGAGAAGAGGTTTGCATGGCTCTTCATGACGCCCTTGGGCAAGCCTGTCGTTCCGCCGGTGTACATAATGACCCAGGTATCGTCGGGGGTCACTTCGACTGCGGGTTCTTCAAGGCTTGCCTTCGCGAGCATCTGCTCGTAGTTGATATAGCCGTCATAGCTGGGGCTGTCGACGGCAAAGTTGATGTAGTGTTCAACGGTCTTCAGGTTCTTCTTCATACCGTTGATCAGGTCGATCCACGGAAATTCCTTGCCGTCTGCGGGGTCTTTGCCGCTCTGGACAATAAAGGCCTTCGCTTCGCAGTGATTGACGATATATTCCATTTCCGGTCCCGCGAGCCTGAACATAAGCGGTACGCACAGAAATCCGCCCTTCGCGGCTGCGCCGTAGAAATCCATCCACTCAACGCAGTTGTAGGCGAGAACCGCAAAACGGTCGCCTTTCTTGAGGCCGAGATCGGCAAGGGCATTCGCGAGCCGGCAGGTCCTCTCATTCCACTGCTTGAAGGTAAACTGCTTGTAAAGATCTTTAGCGCCGATCTTGTCCGGGTACTTAAATGCTTGAATCCTTAGAACATCCTTCGCTGTCATCCAGTGGCCGTTCTTCATGAGTATACTCCTCCTGTGAGTTTGAGATGTAGATGTACGGTTGTCCTAGGGATATCGATCTGCTACTCTACCAGCTCCAGGAAATGATGCACCTTCTGCGGCATTTTGTTTAGCAAAACGTTATCAATAAGGTTGATCATGCATCCTGGGCAAGCGGTCACGACGATATCCGCACCGGTCGCTTTGATGCCATCCATTTTCTTGCCCGCTATCTTCTTCGTCAGATCGTAATGGTAGACGCTGAATGAGCCACCCATTCCACAACACATATCGGCGTTAGGCATTTCCACATATTTAATACCCTTGAGGGCCTTGAGGATCGCCCTCGGCTGATCTTTGATGTTCTGGTACCTGACAAGATGGCAGGGGTCATGCCATGTGACTACTTTCCCTTCGAACTCCTTTTTCAATTTGAAGTCTTGCGGAGGGATCTTGAGGATATCTATGACAAATTCCGTACTATCCTTGATCTTCTTCTCGAATTCCTCGTAGCGCTGTTTCTGCTCCTCGGTCTCCGGGAGATATTTCTGATAATCCTTGAGCGTGGAACTGCACGTCCCGCAGGCGGTGACGATATAATCCACGTTGAGGTCCTTGAACGCCTTGATGTTAAGGTCTGCCAGCATCCGGCCCGTCTCAAGGTCGCCGCTGAAATAGATGGCGGCGCCGCAGCAATTCTGGTCCTCGGGCACAACCACTTCCACTCCATGCCGGGTCAGAAAGTCGATAAGCTTGAGACCCAGTTCGGGGTAGACAAAGTCGGTCGCGCATCCCATGAAAAAACCGACTCTCATCTTGGGTTTCTCGCCGTTCTGGGGTTTATAGACCGGCTTGACCTGGTCTCTCAGGAATGTCTTTGACAGGCTGGGGAAATTCCTTCTTCCAAGGCCCTTCACGAAATCGGGAAGGTGCTTGATCTTCCCTTCCGTGGTGGGCATCATCCACTGGAACTTCTGCATGAGCCTTGCATACTTCCCGAAGGCCTTTCTGTCCGCCATTACCTTGCGGAATGCGAAATTCTTGATGGCTCCGAGCCCTTTCTCCTTTACCAGCTGGGCGCGGGCCGCCACTACGACGCGGTCTATCTGCGTCTTTGCGGGACAGTTCGCCGCACAACGCTTGCACAGAAGGCACTTTCCTATAATATCCGCCATCTCGTGCGTGAATTCCTGCTTTCCTGCGAGTATCTGTTTCACGAGGTAGTTCTTCCCGCGTGCCACAGATGTCTCCATCTTCTCTTCCTGGTAGACCGGGCAGAAGAAACTGCAAAAGCCGCACTTCATGCACTGGTTGGAGAATTCTTCTATTTTCTTAAGTTCTTTAAGGTCTTTCACTCGCAACCCCCTTTATGGACTACTCCCAGATCTTGCCCGGGTTCATGATGTTGTTCGGGTCGATGAGGGCCTTGATGTTCTTCATCATATCTATTACGGCCGGCTCTGTGACCTTCTTCATGAATTTCTGTTTCTCAAGACCGATCCCGTGTTCGCCGGAGAGTACGCCACCGAACTCCACCGCGCCTTCAATGATAGCGTCCATGGCCTTCAGGGCACGTTCATAATGTTCTTTATTGTTAATGTCGGTAAGGATCGCCGGATGAAGGTTCCCGTCTCCTGCATGACCGAGAACAACGATCTCGAGATTATACTGTTTGGCAAGTTCCTTGCATCTGTTGATGAGTTTGGGAATATTCCCACGGGGCACCGTGACATCCTCGGCGAAAACTGTCTTCGCTTTTCCAAAAACGGCCGCGAAACCTGCACGACGGGCCATCCAGTACTTATTGGCGTCATCGGCATCCTTTGCCACGCGAACCTCTTTGGCGCCATATTTCTTGGTGATCTCGGCGATCTTCTCCGCTTCTTTCTCAACGGCTTCGGGAATACCATCAACCTCGAAGAGCAGACAGGCATCAGCGTCTTTCGGCAAACCGATGGGCATCATTTCTTCGATCCTGTTGATGACCCAGTTGTCAATAAGCTCGATCTTGTCGGGGATCACACCATTCTCGAGAACATGGTAGACGCTTTCGCCGGCGACGGCCACATCGTCATAGACCACGCAGAGTGTTTTCCTTGCAAGAGGCACGGGATTCAGTTTCAGTTCCGCACTGGTGATAACTCCGAGAGTCCCTTCAGCGCTGATGAAAATATGAAGAAGATCATAACCAACAACATTCTTCAGTGTCCTGCCGCCGAGATGCACAACCTCGCCTGTGGGGAGGACAACTTCGATACCCAGAATATACTGCTTTGTCACACCATACTTTACACAGGCAGGACCCCCGGCGTTCTCGGATATGATGCCACCCATGGTCGCGCCTAAAAAGCTCTGGGGATCGGGCGGGAAAAAGAGGCCGTCTTTCATGAGCCGAAGAGTCAGATCCTGGAGCACAACACCAGGTTCGACGGTGGCGGTGAGATTTTCTTTATCGATCTTGATGATCTTGTTCATTCTGGTCATAGCCAGGACAACGCCGCCATGCCAGGGAACCGACCCGCCGCTGACGTTTGTGCCGCCGCCCCTCGGGGTGACGGGTACTTTCTCGGCATTGGCGAGTTTCATTATCCGCGATACTTCGTCCGTAGTGGTGGGAAAAACAACGAGATCCGGTTCTTTCACCCAACTTGTGGTTCCGTCGTACGAATAGGCTTTGAGCGCTTCAGGTGCGGTGAGTACATTGTCTTTACCGACAATCTTTTGAAATTCGCTTATCAACGACTCTTTTAACATCCCTGTACCCCCTGATTTTGATATTGTTACTAATTTCACTTTCTTATATCTTTTTCTCCTTTCCTTTGTCAATAAAAATCACAAAGGCAAAACCCCCCTGATATCAAGTAATTGGCCACAGTTAAGGCCTTGCAGGGGAATGACAAATAATGGTATGGAATCGCATGTTTTCCATAGTGAACAAATGTGCCGGGAACGGCCCCTGGATTGTGACTTTCGGGGACTATCGATAGACATCCTCAAGACCATGATCTCATCGAGCCTGAGATTGTGAAGGCTTTTCCTGACCAGTGCAATTCACAGGAACAAGGTGGTGCTTGAGATCTTGGGTCCCTGACGGGCGACAGCTTGTCAGAGTGCTATTTCTCTCAGTTTTTCCATAACCGGGGCAAAACCAAAACGCTCTATGTCCAGCGTTTCGATGACCACTTTATCTCTGTAACCGAGTCCCTTCAGACCCCGCAGGACCCTTCCCATGTCTATTGAACCCTTCACAAAGCCGTGGTCGTCGCGGCTGCCGTCGTTGTTGTGCAGATGGACGTGGAAGAGGTTCTCTATGCCCATGCGGCGGACATCATCGATGATCCCGCCTTCAGGATCGGGATGCTTTGCCGCGCATTTTGAAATGTAGGCGTGGCCGATGTCGAGGGTGACCCCTATTCCGGGCACTGCGGCATTGATCGCGCCGAACTCGCCCAGTTCCTGGAAATAGAAGTAAGACATGAAGACGTTCTCCAGTGCGATCCTTACGCCGCAGGACCGTGCCTCTTCCGCAACGGTTGCCAGATCCTCGATGAACCGGGCCTGAAGCCCGCTGTCGAATTCCTTCAGCTTCCGAAAAAAGGAGTATCCCGGATGGACGACAACGGGATCAGCGCCTATTTCGGCCGAGAGCCGCACGGCGGCCAGCAGCCGCTCCCGTGAGACGTTGCGTATCTCATCGAGGTAGCTCCCCGGGTTGATCTCCAGAAAGGGGCCGTGCATGGAAAAACCGACGCCCTCCCCTGCAAGCCGCCGCACCTTTCCTATCATCTCACCATCCAGCGAAAAGAGGTGGGGAGGCTCATAGGAAAGCTCGACGACCCTGATCCCCGCTGTGAGGATACTATCGATCACACCGCTGAGACTATTGTTGGTGAGAAAGTATGCGGAGATCCCGAAGAGCATGATAGACGCAGGTTATAGGTTATTATTTACTTCTTCACCGCCGTCTTGACTTCTTCCACGATCTCCTGGCTGCTCAACGAGCTGATGACCTTCAAGAGGCCTTCCTTCTTGTAAAAATCGATGAGAGGAGCGGTCTTTTCGTTATATGTGGCCAGTCTCTGCTTGATGGCTTCCTCCGTTTCGTCGGCGCGCTGAACTGCGGGGGAACCGCACTTGAAACAGGTCCCGTCGGCTTTTGGCGGCTTGCTCTTTATGTTGTAGATCTCCTGGCAATCGGGGTTGGAGCATGTCCGTCTCGTGGTCAGTCTGTCGAGGATGACATCCGTCGGGACATCGAGATTGATGGCGGCGTCGAGCTTTATCCCGATCTTCTCGAGAAGCTTCCTCAATGCTTCCGCCTGGGGGATTGTCCTTGGAAAACCGTCGAGGAGAAAACCTTTCTGGCAATCGGGTTCCTTCATCCGAACTTCCATGATGTCCATGATGAGGTCGTCGGGCACGAGCTCGCCCCGTTCCATATAACCCTTCGCCTTCTTGCCCAGTTCGGATCCCGCCTTTACGGCGTTGCGCAAAATGTCCCCGGTGGAGATCTGCACCGATCCGTCAAATTCCGTCAACGATTTCGCAACTGTACCCTTGCCGGCTCCCGGCGCTCCCAATAATACGATACGCATGATAAATCCTCCTTTGCGTGATTAATGATCGGACACGAAGTTTCCCTGAGTCTACCAAAAAAAACCAAAAAAATCACCGAGAAAAACTCTTCTGTCCCCTGACATCGCCCCGCCTCGGCGGCTTGACATGCCCCATTCGGCAGGGGCATAATGTAACCCTATGAAAAAATATACCATCCACCGCGATGTCTCCCCCGTCAAAACGGTCATCGACTATTCCCGTGAACTTAACGAGGAACAGCAGGGCGTGGTCCTCAGCGCTGATGGACCTATCCTGGTCATCGCCGGTGCAGGAAGCGGGAAGACCAGAGTCGTCACCTACCGGGTGGCGCATCTTCTGGAGAGGGGCATCCCGCCGGGGGGCATATTGCTTTTGACCTTTACGAACAAGGCCGCCCGGGAAATGCTCCATCGCGTCGAACATCTCGTGAAGATGGACACCCGCTATATCTGGGGCGGCACCTTCCACCACATCGGCAACCTCGTCCTGCGCCAGCACGCCGAGCGCGTTGGCTACCGCAGGAGCTTCAGCATTCTCGACAACGAGGACGCCAAGGATGTCGTGGAACTCGCCGTCAAGGAATCGGGGATCGATACGAAGAGCAGGATGTTCCCCAGGGGCGGGGTTGTGAAGGAGCTCTTCAGCTACGCCGCCAACACTATGCAGACCGTCGACCGTGCCATCCGGGAACGAAACCCCTTCTTCTATGACCTTGCCGATGAAATGATGGCGATACACAAGATCTATACCGACAAGAAGAGGGAAACGAACGCCATGGACTTCGACGACCTCCTGCTATTCTGGCACAGGATACTGGCCGAGGACGAGGAATTGCGCAGGCTCTATGCGATGACCTTTCGCCACATCCTTGTCGACGAATACCAGGACACCAACCGCATCCAGTCGGAGATCATAGATTTCATGGGGCTGATCAACCGCAACGTCATGGTCGTCGGCGACGACGCCCAGAGCATATATTCCTTCCGGGGGGCCAATTTCCAGAACATCCTCGATTTCCCGAAACGCTACGCGGAAGCGAAGGTGCACAAACTGGTAACAAACTACCGCAGCACGCCGGAGATCCTCGACCTCGCAAACAACTCCATCTCCTTCAACATGAACCAGTTCGAGAAGACGCTGTGCAGCGTCAAGGAGAGCGGTGTGGTCCCTGTCGTGGCGCCGTCGAGGGACGTTATACAACAGGCCGAATTCGTGGCCCAGCGGATACTGGAACTCTCCGACGAGGGTGTCCCTCTCGACCGCATATCGGTCCTGTACCGCGCCCACTATCATTCGATGGAAGTGCAGATGGAACTGACCCGCCGCGGCATCCCCTTCGAGATCCGAAGCGGGCTCAGGTTCTTTGAACAGGCCCATATCAAGGACGTCGTCTCATTCCTGCGCGTCATGTCGAACCCCGATGACGAGATATCGTGGAAGCGGATGTTCAGGATCTTTCCCCGCATCGGCAAAAAGACCGCCGACCATATATATGCATACATCAAGGAACAGGGCGACCCCTTTGATCCCCTTATCTCAGGCAGGATCGCCGACAAGTTCAAGGGCATCAAAAAGGAGAACATCGAGGCATGGTCGGAGCTTTTCAGTGAATTGAAGAATCTGATGGGCGACGAGGCCCCGGGGGACATGATCTCCGCCGTCCTCAAGCACGGCTACATCGAGTACCTCAAGTTCACCTATCCCAACTACGAGGCCCGCCTCGAGGACCTGGGACAGCTTATCAACTTCTCGACAAGGTATCACTCGCTGGAAACGTTTCTGGCCGAGCTTTCCCTCATGAGCGGCCTGGCCGGCGAAGAGGTCGTGGCAGCGGGCGAATCCGACGATGATCGGGTCATACTGAGCACCATACACCAGGCCAAGGGCCTTGAATGGCGGATTGTCTTCATCATCTGGTGTGCGGAAGGAAGGTTCCCCAATCCCAGGGCGGTGGAAGAAGGGGCCATCGAGGAGGAGAGACGCCTCTTTTACGTGGCATCGACGCGGGCCATGGATGAACTCTATCTGTGCTACCCCATCCTCGCCTTCGACCGCCAGGCCGGCCACATCATCATGCGCCCCTCCCGCTTCCTCGCCGAACTCGACGGGGCACGGTACGAGGAGTGGGCAATCTCGGAATACTAAAAACAGTTTCAGGTTTCAGGTTAGTTTATAAAGACCTTCTTGTACTTCGGTAAATCTTCCAGGGCCTTGCCGCAGCCCATGGTCACCGATACGAGCGGGTCCTCGGCAACTATCACGTTTATCCCGGTCTCATTCTCGATCCGCTGGCCAAGTCCTTTCAGAAGCGCTCCTCCTCCCGTCAGCACAATGCCCGTCTCATTGAGGTCGGATACAAATTCGGCGGGAAGTTTTTCGAGAGCCCTTCTGACGGAATCGAGGATGGCCGAAACGGGTTCTTCGATGGCCTCGCGGACCTCTTCCTTGGATATCTTTATGCTCCGGGGTATACTCGTGAGCAGGTCCTTTCCGACAACGTTTATCGAGTCGCTCAGGGAATCTACGGGAAAGGCTGAGGCGCCTTCTATCTTGATCTTTTCGGCAGCGATGACCCCTATTGCAAGCTGGTGTTTCTTCTGGAGATAGCGGACTATGGCCTCGTCGAGTTCGTCGCCCGCAACCCTGAGGGATTCACTGTATGCGACAGCGGAAAGGCTGATGATGGCCACCTCTGTCGTGCCGCCGCCGATGTCGATTATCATGTTGCCCCTGGGCAGTTCTATGGGCATGCCCGCGCCGATGGATGCCGCCATGGGTTCCTCGATGAGATGGACGTCACGGATGCCCACCTGGAAACAGGCATCGATAACAGCCTTCTTCTCCACCTGGGTGATACCCGAAGGAACGCCGACGACCATCCTGGGTTTCGACACTTTTCGCTCATTGCTCACGACCTTGAGAAAATACTTGATCATCGCCTTCGCCACATCGAAATCCGCGATGACCCCGTCCTTGAGGGGTCGTATGGCGCTGATATTGGGGGGCGTCCTGCCGATGTATTCCTTTGCCTCCCTGCCGACGGCGATAACCTTCCCCGAATTATTGTCAATGGCAACGACGGAAGGCTGATTGAGAACGATGCCTTCTCCCTTCATGTATATCAGGGTGTTGGCGGTGCCGAGGTCCATGGCAAGCTGCGTGGAAAACATCCCGAACAATTTTCTAAAGAAACCCATCCCCCTTCCTCCTTTTTATTCTATGAATTTTCGTATCTTCTTCTCTTCTATCCTGTCGAAAAGCTCCCAGATGTCCGGCGAATCGTCGGGAAAGCTGACCGTGCCAAGCTCGATCATACCCGCTCCCGCCGAGAGCCCTTGCTCTGCAAGGCTTTTACCTACCGCATGGTAAAGGAGCTTCATCATGTTCCTCGTCTCAAAGGTCTCTCCGCCCTTGAGAAGAACGAAGAAACGGCCGCCGTTCTTGCGGGCCACAAACGCCTTGCCCCCGGCGCAATAGCGGATGACCTGACAGATCCTCCTCAACAGGTCGTTCGTACCCTCGGCGCCCATTTTCCTGTTGTAAAGGACCATATTCCCGAGCTTGACGCAAAGAATGGAGAACCGCTCGTTCTTCAGTGCCATCTTCTCGACGGCGTTCAGGAAGACGGGAAACTGCACCGCGCCCGTGACGGGATCGAAATCGCGTATCCTGTCCAGGTGCTCGCGCATCCACTGGGCTGTGAAATAGAGCGAGAGGAGACAGGAAAGATTTCTCAACGCGCCGATGGCCCTTTCATTCAACTCCGTTTCATTGAGGGAGACAAAGCCTATGACCCCAAAGGTCGTGTCCTCGGTAATAAGGGGAAAGCCGAAGAATTGTCGCGCTTTCAGCGGTTCGTTGGGAAAGAAGAGCGGCTTTTCCCGCAGGTAAGCGCTGCCATGGGGAAGAAGGAGTTCCCTGCCGCCCTCGAGGACCACGGAAGCAATGCTTTCCCCTCTGTGACATTCTTTTTTGATGGCGTCGCCATCGGCGATGCCGGCAACATCCTGGATGACGAGGCGTCCCTTCTTCTCCGTGCCGATGAAGCAGAAGGTCCCTCCCGAAAGGCCCAGGATCTCCTCGAGCACGTCGACCGTCGAGACCTTCGCCGTATTGAGAGCCGAGAGAAGGTTCAGGATCCGTCTCTCCGCATAAAGCTCTTCAATTGCTTCTTCGGTATGAAGGGCCTTCTTTTCCTGCTCGATCTCCTGGTGGATGAGAGAAGCGAAGGCGCCAAGTATCTTCTTCTCCTTGTCGGTAAAGACATATTTCTTCTTGCTGTCGACGATGATGACACCCTTCGTGTCAACGGGATATCCCATGAAGGACTTGATCCCCTCGCTGGCTCCGTAATAGCCCAGCGCCTCTTCGTCCCTGTCAAAATTGGGTATGATAAGCGGAGCGCCATGCTTCATCACCCAGCCGGGAAGAGTCCCCTCAACGGAGATGCTCTTCCTCT is a genomic window of Syntrophorhabdaceae bacterium containing:
- a CDS encoding AMP-binding protein → MKNGHWLTAKDVLRVNAFKWPDKVGIKDLYKAFTFKQWNERACRLANALADLGMKKGDRFAVLGYNCVEWMDFYAAAAKGGFLCVPLMFRLSAPEMEYIINHCEAKVFIVQSGIDKADGKEFPWIDQVNGMKKNLSTVQHYINFAVDSPSYDGFINYEQMLAKASPAEPDVVVDPDDIWVIMYTGGTTGLPKGVMKSHANLFSQYYIMIYDHNFNFDDCNLLVMPCCHVNSLFYSFVVTWVGGTVMAYNMVSFNPEGLIKCFADFGVTFTSLVPTHYIMMLALPDEVRAKYDLTCIKKLLISSAPARRDTKQGVLKMFPNSELYEAYGSTEAGIVTVLKPHEQMTKLGSCGREVMGSDVLRLYDEDGNLVDKPNVVGELYSRSPQIFEQYWKDPEKTKAAMKGEYFSAGDMAMRDEEGYYTLVDRKANMIISGGENIFPSEVENCVGGHPDIKDVAVIGVPHEKWGEQVTAIVVLHEGKSMEAQDVTAWCKGKIAGFKVPKNIVFIKDEEMPRSGAGKILHRILRERYGKWADHQ
- a CDS encoding AMP-binding protein — protein: MKNGHWMTAKDVLRIQAFKYPDKIGAKDLYKQFTFKQWNERTCRLANALADLGLKKGDRFAVLAYNCVEWMDFYGAAAKGGFLCVPLMFRLAGPEMEYIVNHCEAKAFIVQSGKDPADGKEFPWIDLINGMKKNLKTVEHYINFAVDSPSYDGYINYEQMLAKASLEEPAVEVTPDDTWVIMYTGGTTGLPKGVMKSHANLFSQYFIMIYDHEFNFDDTILLVMPCCHVNSLFYSFVVTWVGGTVMCYNMVSFNPESLIKTFSDHGVTFTSLVPTHYIMMLALPDEVKAKYNLNAIKKLLCSSAPARRDTKQGILAMFPNSRLYEAYGSTEAGCVTVLKPEEQMKKLGSIGREAIGTDIIQIYDEDGSLITEPNKIGELYSRSPMIFESYWKDPERTKNAMKGQYFSAGDMGYRDEEGYYYLVDRKANMIISGGENIFPSEVENCVGGHADVKDVAVIGVPHEKWGEQVTAVVVLHEGKKMEPKEITEWCKGKIAGFKVPKNIYIIPDEEMPRSGAGKILHRILRERYGKWGDQQ
- a CDS encoding (Fe-S)-binding protein, which translates into the protein MKDLKELKKIEEFSNQCMKCGFCSFFCPVYQEEKMETSVARGKNYLVKQILAGKQEFTHEMADIIGKCLLCKRCAANCPAKTQIDRVVVAARAQLVKEKGLGAIKNFAFRKVMADRKAFGKYARLMQKFQWMMPTTEGKIKHLPDFVKGLGRRNFPSLSKTFLRDQVKPVYKPQNGEKPKMRVGFFMGCATDFVYPELGLKLIDFLTRHGVEVVVPEDQNCCGAAIYFSGDLETGRMLADLNIKAFKDLNVDYIVTACGTCSSTLKDYQKYLPETEEQKQRYEEFEKKIKDSTEFVIDILKIPPQDFKLKKEFEGKVVTWHDPCHLVRYQNIKDQPRAILKALKGIKYVEMPNADMCCGMGGSFSVYHYDLTKKIAGKKMDGIKATGADIVVTACPGCMINLIDNVLLNKMPQKVHHFLELVE
- a CDS encoding FAD-linked oxidase C-terminal domain-containing protein codes for the protein MLKESLISEFQKIVGKDNVLTAPEALKAYSYDGTTSWVKEPDLVVFPTTTDEVSRIMKLANAEKVPVTPRGGGTNVSGGSVPWHGGVVLAMTRMNKIIKIDKENLTATVEPGVVLQDLTLRLMKDGLFFPPDPQSFLGATMGGIISENAGGPACVKYGVTKQYILGIEVVLPTGEVVHLGGRTLKNVVGYDLLHIFISAEGTLGVITSAELKLNPVPLARKTLCVVYDDVAVAGESVYHVLENGVIPDKIELIDNWVINRIEEMMPIGLPKDADACLLFEVDGIPEAVEKEAEKIAEITKKYGAKEVRVAKDADDANKYWMARRAGFAAVFGKAKTVFAEDVTVPRGNIPKLINRCKELAKQYNLEIVVLGHAGDGNLHPAILTDINNKEHYERALKAMDAIIEGAVEFGGVLSGEHGIGLEKQKFMKKVTEPAVIDMMKNIKALIDPNNIMNPGKIWE
- a CDS encoding sugar phosphate isomerase/epimerase encodes the protein MLFGISAYFLTNNSLSGVIDSILTAGIRVVELSYEPPHLFSLDGEMIGKVRRLAGEGVGFSMHGPFLEINPGSYLDEIRNVSRERLLAAVRLSAEIGADPVVVHPGYSFFRKLKEFDSGLQARFIEDLATVAEEARSCGVRIALENVFMSYFYFQELGEFGAINAAVPGIGVTLDIGHAYISKCAAKHPDPEGGIIDDVRRMGIENLFHVHLHNNDGSRDDHGFVKGSIDMGRVLRGLKGLGYRDKVVIETLDIERFGFAPVMEKLREIAL
- a CDS encoding adenylate kinase codes for the protein MRIVLLGAPGAGKGTVAKSLTEFDGSVQISTGDILRNAVKAGSELGKKAKGYMERGELVPDDLIMDIMEVRMKEPDCQKGFLLDGFPRTIPQAEALRKLLEKIGIKLDAAINLDVPTDVILDRLTTRRTCSNPDCQEIYNIKSKPPKADGTCFKCGSPAVQRADETEEAIKQRLATYNEKTAPLIDFYKKEGLLKVISSLSSQEIVEEVKTAVKK
- a CDS encoding ATP-dependent helicase, which translates into the protein MKKYTIHRDVSPVKTVIDYSRELNEEQQGVVLSADGPILVIAGAGSGKTRVVTYRVAHLLERGIPPGGILLLTFTNKAAREMLHRVEHLVKMDTRYIWGGTFHHIGNLVLRQHAERVGYRRSFSILDNEDAKDVVELAVKESGIDTKSRMFPRGGVVKELFSYAANTMQTVDRAIRERNPFFYDLADEMMAIHKIYTDKKRETNAMDFDDLLLFWHRILAEDEELRRLYAMTFRHILVDEYQDTNRIQSEIIDFMGLINRNVMVVGDDAQSIYSFRGANFQNILDFPKRYAEAKVHKLVTNYRSTPEILDLANNSISFNMNQFEKTLCSVKESGVVPVVAPSRDVIQQAEFVAQRILELSDEGVPLDRISVLYRAHYHSMEVQMELTRRGIPFEIRSGLRFFEQAHIKDVVSFLRVMSNPDDEISWKRMFRIFPRIGKKTADHIYAYIKEQGDPFDPLISGRIADKFKGIKKENIEAWSELFSELKNLMGDEAPGDMISAVLKHGYIEYLKFTYPNYEARLEDLGQLINFSTRYHSLETFLAELSLMSGLAGEEVVAAGESDDDRVILSTIHQAKGLEWRIVFIIWCAEGRFPNPRAVEEGAIEEERRLFYVASTRAMDELYLCYPILAFDRQAGHIIMRPSRFLAELDGARYEEWAISEY
- a CDS encoding rod shape-determining protein, producing the protein MGFFRKLFGMFSTQLAMDLGTANTLIYMKGEGIVLNQPSVVAIDNNSGKVIAVGREAKEYIGRTPPNISAIRPLKDGVIADFDVAKAMIKYFLKVVSNERKVSKPRMVVGVPSGITQVEKKAVIDACFQVGIRDVHLIEEPMAASIGAGMPIELPRGNMIIDIGGGTTEVAIISLSAVAYSESLRVAGDELDEAIVRYLQKKHQLAIGVIAAEKIKIEGASAFPVDSLSDSINVVGKDLLTSIPRSIKISKEEVREAIEEPVSAILDSVRRALEKLPAEFVSDLNETGIVLTGGGALLKGLGQRIENETGINVIVAEDPLVSVTMGCGKALEDLPKYKKVFIN